From the genome of Equus asinus isolate D_3611 breed Donkey chromosome 24, EquAss-T2T_v2, whole genome shotgun sequence, one region includes:
- the SMIM8 gene encoding small integral membrane protein 8, with protein sequence MSSAPEPPTFEKGPPKEKDFRNPGLRGVRTTTLFRAVNPELFIKPNKPVMAFGLITLSLCVAYIGYLHATQENKKELYEAVDSEGHSYMRRKTSKWD encoded by the exons ATGTCTTCAGCACCTGAGCCTCCAACCTTTGAAAAGGGACCACCCAAAGAGAAAGACTTTCGAAACCCAGGGCTCAGAGGGGTCCGCACGACAACCTTATTTCGAGCTGTGAATCCAGAGCTCTTCATTAAACCC aaCAAACCTGTAATGGCTTTCGGATTGATAACCCTTTCGCTTTGCGTGGCTTATATTGGTTATCTACATgcaacacaagaaaataaaaaggagctCTATGAAGCTGTCGATAGTGAGGGGCACAGTTACATGAGGAGGAAAACGTCTAAATGGGATTAA